Proteins encoded together in one Schumannella luteola window:
- a CDS encoding putative immunity protein produces MPADAPPSRPLSAQTLPESDRRRLALWTADCVERVLRLFEAEAPHEPRPRDGLARVRAYGRGELDTAGEIRRRFEAGRAAGVVSAPAAVAAARAVGQATGIAHMGAHALGAAAYAVRAVRLGADSATDDPQRAADAEIAWQIAHLTAEARDALRRLPALGADPAGPLGSGLLARGDLGDTIRALQARIASS; encoded by the coding sequence ATGCCGGCGGACGCTCCACCGAGTCGGCCGCTCTCGGCGCAGACCCTTCCCGAATCCGACCGGCGGCGCCTCGCGCTCTGGACGGCCGACTGCGTCGAGCGGGTGCTGCGGCTGTTCGAGGCGGAGGCGCCGCACGAGCCGCGACCGCGCGACGGGCTGGCTCGGGTGCGCGCCTACGGGCGGGGCGAGCTGGATACGGCGGGCGAGATCCGGCGTCGTTTCGAGGCGGGGCGGGCGGCCGGCGTCGTCAGCGCTCCGGCCGCGGTCGCCGCCGCGCGCGCCGTCGGGCAGGCGACCGGCATCGCGCATATGGGCGCGCACGCCCTCGGCGCCGCCGCCTATGCGGTGCGCGCGGTGCGCCTCGGCGCGGACTCCGCGACGGACGATCCGCAGCGCGCCGCCGACGCCGAGATCGCGTGGCAGATCGCCCACCTCACTGCCGAGGCGCGGGATGCGCTGCGTCGGCTTCCCGCGCTCGGCGCCGACCCGGCGGGGCCGCTCGGATCCGGGCTGCTCGCTCGCGGCGATCTCGGCGACACGATCCGGGCGCTGCAGGCCCGGATCGCATCCAGCTGA
- a CDS encoding dihydrofolate reductase family protein: MRDLVYFIAASIDGFIAAPDGDFSRFPTQPDTLAALFERYPETCPTHVRAALGVTGEPRRFDTVIMGSGTFAPGLDAGLTGGAYPHLRQIVVTHREFDPADGVETIAGDGASLAAQVAELKAEPGTDIWLAGGGDLAAQLIDQIDELQVKVNPIVLGGGIPLFGRRAGAGGVRATAAQITRDLALVGSETLPGGVVLNTYR; this comes from the coding sequence GTGCGTGATCTCGTCTACTTCATCGCCGCATCCATCGACGGCTTCATCGCCGCGCCCGACGGCGACTTCTCGCGCTTCCCGACGCAGCCCGACACCCTCGCGGCGCTGTTCGAGCGCTACCCCGAGACCTGCCCGACGCACGTGCGCGCCGCGCTCGGCGTCACGGGGGAGCCGCGCCGCTTCGACACGGTGATCATGGGCAGCGGCACCTTCGCTCCGGGGCTGGATGCGGGGCTCACCGGCGGCGCCTATCCGCACCTGCGGCAGATCGTCGTCACGCATCGCGAGTTCGATCCGGCCGACGGAGTCGAGACGATCGCGGGTGACGGCGCATCGCTCGCCGCGCAGGTCGCCGAGCTCAAGGCCGAGCCCGGCACTGACATCTGGCTCGCCGGCGGCGGCGACCTCGCCGCGCAACTGATCGACCAGATCGACGAACTGCAGGTGAAAGTGAATCCGATCGTGCTCGGCGGCGGCATCCCGCTGTTCGGGCGCCGGGCCGGGGCGGGCGGAGTCCGTGCCACAGCCGCCCAGATCACCCGCGACCTCGCGCTCGTCGGCAGCGAGACGCTGCCGGGCGGCGTCGTGCTGAACACCTACCGCTGA
- a CDS encoding LysE family translocator, whose product MPASDHLAAFALAALVLIVIPGPSVLFVIGRSLVHGRTGGALSVLGNGIGVLPLVFAVAFGLGAVITASEIAFTVIKIIGAGYLMYLGVQAIRHRKAPIDGAAEATRVSRRRLIGHGIVVGATNPKTIVFLAAALPQFVDVGRGDVPIQMLVFGAIFVSIGLASDLVWALLAGTARNWFARSPRRLATIRGTGGVMTIGLGGVLLGTGAKH is encoded by the coding sequence ATGCCCGCATCCGATCACCTCGCCGCCTTCGCCCTGGCGGCGCTCGTGCTGATCGTGATCCCCGGCCCGAGCGTGCTGTTCGTGATCGGGCGCTCGCTCGTGCACGGGCGGACGGGCGGGGCCCTCAGCGTGCTCGGCAACGGGATCGGCGTGCTCCCGCTCGTGTTCGCCGTCGCCTTCGGGCTGGGCGCGGTGATCACCGCATCCGAGATCGCGTTCACGGTCATCAAGATCATCGGCGCCGGCTACCTCATGTACCTCGGCGTGCAGGCGATCCGCCACCGCAAGGCCCCGATCGACGGCGCCGCCGAAGCGACGCGGGTCTCGCGCCGGCGCCTCATCGGCCACGGCATCGTGGTCGGCGCGACGAACCCCAAGACGATCGTCTTCCTCGCGGCCGCGCTGCCGCAGTTCGTGGATGTCGGCCGCGGCGACGTGCCGATCCAGATGCTCGTCTTCGGCGCGATCTTCGTGTCGATCGGACTCGCCTCCGACCTCGTGTGGGCGCTGCTCGCCGGCACCGCCCGTAACTGGTTCGCCCGCTCGCCGCGCCGCCTCGCGACCATCCGCGGAACCGGCGGCGTCATGACGATCGGCCTCGGCGGCGTGCTGCTCGGCACCGGCGCGAAGCACTGA
- a CDS encoding MFS transporter yields the protein MLGILRRRGVPALVVTSLIGRLPTAMSALALVRLVVDTGGDYTSASALTATFVIAGTIGQPFLGRIIDRAGHRALVLLLSVVVTTVGFVIAVLTVQSAPAAAFVAVAVAGFSTPPIESTLRSLWPALFPDATQRASAYALDAAAVEMLFIIGPLLTATGIAVFGAQVNVLAMAGVGLVGGIAYAARSVVRHPGEVDARAGAVADSNDGARADAGADLHFGVSAGVDAGAEPGAGAALDTSATLGSAPAHHGTPLASRPFVRLLILTLTAAIPVGALTLTATAYGSHARNADFGPVALAANAAGALVGALLIARFPLRRTPVRAAAPFAVILGALYLPTAAAGAPPALWIALAFIAGLSLPPLLTQIFALTPELVQSRHANEANAWIVSVFAVGIAAGTVLGGITVDALGASAGILTTVLVASALAIAGGLQAGWGAVAPRAAASTSARD from the coding sequence TCGGCGCTCACCGCGACGTTCGTGATCGCGGGCACGATCGGGCAGCCGTTCCTCGGGCGCATCATCGACCGTGCCGGGCACCGCGCGCTCGTGCTGCTGCTCTCGGTGGTCGTGACCACGGTCGGGTTCGTGATTGCGGTGCTGACCGTGCAGAGCGCGCCGGCCGCCGCGTTCGTCGCCGTGGCGGTCGCGGGGTTCTCGACGCCGCCGATCGAGTCGACGCTGCGCAGTCTGTGGCCCGCGCTGTTCCCCGACGCGACGCAGCGCGCATCCGCCTACGCGCTCGACGCCGCCGCCGTCGAGATGCTGTTCATCATCGGACCGCTGCTCACCGCGACCGGCATCGCCGTGTTCGGCGCGCAGGTCAATGTGCTCGCGATGGCCGGCGTCGGACTGGTCGGCGGGATCGCGTACGCGGCGCGGTCGGTCGTGCGGCATCCGGGCGAGGTGGATGCGCGGGCCGGCGCGGTTGCGGATTCGAACGACGGCGCGAGGGCCGACGCGGGCGCCGACCTGCACTTCGGCGTGAGTGCGGGAGTGGACGCGGGCGCCGAGCCCGGAGCAGGAGCCGCCCTCGACACCTCGGCCACCTTGGGCTCAGCCCCGGCCCACCACGGCACCCCGCTCGCGTCCCGCCCCTTCGTGCGCCTGCTCATCCTCACGCTCACGGCCGCGATCCCCGTCGGAGCACTGACGCTCACCGCGACCGCGTACGGGTCGCACGCGCGCAACGCCGACTTCGGACCGGTCGCGCTCGCCGCCAACGCGGCGGGCGCGCTCGTCGGGGCGCTGCTGATCGCGCGCTTCCCGCTGCGGCGTACGCCGGTGCGGGCCGCGGCTCCGTTCGCCGTGATCCTCGGCGCGCTCTACCTCCCGACCGCCGCCGCGGGTGCGCCGCCCGCGCTCTGGATCGCGCTGGCGTTCATCGCCGGACTCTCGCTGCCGCCCCTGCTGACGCAGATCTTCGCCCTCACGCCCGAACTCGTGCAGTCGCGTCACGCGAACGAGGCCAACGCCTGGATCGTGAGCGTCTTCGCGGTCGGTATCGCCGCCGGCACGGTGCTCGGCGGGATCACGGTGGATGCGCTGGGCGCGTCGGCCGGCATCCTCACTACCGTGCTCGTCGCCTCGGCCCTCGCGATCGCGGGCGGACTGCAGGCCGGATGGGGTGCGGTCGCGCCGCGCGCGGCGGCATCCACGTCCGCGCGCGACTGA